The Orcinus orca chromosome 16, mOrcOrc1.1, whole genome shotgun sequence genome includes a window with the following:
- the SHLD1 gene encoding shieldin complex subunit 1 isoform X10 has protein sequence MANQEATPGSQSEESNALDLPSAYDIRDYVLQRPSQEANSEAFSSEEAFSIPCSSDTDPETCN, from the coding sequence ATGGCAAATCAGGAAGCCACTCCAGGAAGCCAATCAGAGGAGAGCAATGCTTTGGACCTGCCATCAGCTTATGACATAAGGGATTACGTGTTGCAGAGACCCAGCCAGGAGGCCAACAGTGAGGCTTTTAGTTCTGAGGAAGCCTTTTCTATTCCTTGCTCTTCTGATACGGATCCAG
- the SHLD1 gene encoding shieldin complex subunit 1 isoform X5 yields the protein MANQEATPGSQSEESNALDLPSAYDIRDYVLQRPSQEANSEAFSSEEAFSIPCSSDTDPALLFHSSTIGGNSGGRFRYSWYSLSSSMNLLANISSKFVTASEVSVILKFPGI from the exons ATGGCAAATCAGGAAGCCACTCCAGGAAGCCAATCAGAGGAGAGCAATGCTTTGGACCTGCCATCAGCTTATGACATAAGGGATTACGTGTTGCAGAGACCCAGCCAGGAGGCCAACAGTGAGGCTTTTAGTTCTGAGGAAGCCTTTTCTATTCCTTGCTCTTCTGATACGGATCCAG CTCTGCTATTCCATTCCTCAACAATTGGAGGGAACTCAGGAGGGCGTTTCAGGTATTCCTGGTACTCTTTGTCATCTTCTATGAATCTACTGGCAAACATCTCTTCAAAATTTGTAACAGCTTCAGAAGTGTCAGTCATTCTGAAATTCCCTGGGATTTGA
- the SHLD1 gene encoding shieldin complex subunit 1 isoform X3, which translates to MANQEATPGSQSEESNALDLPSAYDIRDYVLQRPSQEANSEAFSSEEAFSIPCSSDTDPGRSHCLGEKNILSKQNCWERLQRTASLVEPGQGAVSWRPCCLSPFLISIQIHLEAGSTWFTGRG; encoded by the exons ATGGCAAATCAGGAAGCCACTCCAGGAAGCCAATCAGAGGAGAGCAATGCTTTGGACCTGCCATCAGCTTATGACATAAGGGATTACGTGTTGCAGAGACCCAGCCAGGAGGCCAACAGTGAGGCTTTTAGTTCTGAGGAAGCCTTTTCTATTCCTTGCTCTTCTGATACGGATCCAG GCAGATCTCATTGTCTCGGGGAGAAAAACATCTTATCTAAGCAAAACTGTTGGGAGAGACTTCAAAGGACAGCCTCCCTGGTGGAACCAGGACAAGGAGCTGTTTCCTGGAGGCCTTGTTGTCTGAGTCCCTTTCTGATCTCCATCCAAATCCATTTAGAGGCAGGGAGCACTTGGTTCACTGGGAGAGGGTAg